In Methylosinus sp. H3A, the sequence CGCATTAACTGACGGAGGCGGCAATGGCGCTCACGAAGAGCTTCAAGGAACTGGTGCAACGCCGCGTCGCGGATGATCCGGCGTTCGCGGAGAATCTTCTCCGTGAAGGTATCGACACCATGCTCGGCGGCGACGTCGAGACGGGCAAATCGATCCTGCGCGACTACATCAACGCGACGGTCGGCTTTGAAAAACTGGCGACGGCGACGGATACGCCGCGGAAGAGCCTCATGCGCATGTTCAGCCCGAGCGGTAATCCGCAGGCGCGGAACCTGTTCGGCGTGCTGGGCTATCTGCAAAAACAGGCCGGCGTGCAATTCCATGTCGCGCCAAAGCCCCATTAGGCGGCCTTCGAGAAGGCCCCGGCCCCGCCCTAATCTTGGGCGTGGGCGCGCTTCTGGATTCGGCTGCTAAACTGTCTCCGACGCACCCGCGGGCAAATTTCAGGCTCCGTGGGGGTGCGCGGGAACGCTGTCGGCAGCGCGCGCACGCGCGCGGACAGGAGCCACAGCGCGTCGTCGTCCAGGGCAGCGACGGCCGAAGCCGTGTTGAAGATCGCGCTCCAATCCATTGCCGGCCACATGCTCACCAACTTCACATGTTCAATATCTCAATCTTGATCCACCACAGGAACCTTGTGGGCGCGGAAAAGCTCGTTGAGCGCGCGGGCGATGAGCTGAGTCGTGTCCTCGCCGGTTTCCGCCTGCACCAGGCGCATG encodes:
- a CDS encoding transcriptional regulator, giving the protein MALTKSFKELVQRRVADDPAFAENLLREGIDTMLGGDVETGKSILRDYINATVGFEKLATATDTPRKSLMRMFSPSGNPQARNLFGVLGYLQKQAGVQFHVAPKPH